The DNA region GTTGAGATGATCAACGTTGGGCTGTATGGGCGCGCGTCGTCGGCCGCCGCGCTGACGGCGGCGTGACGGTGTCGGAGTTGGTGGTGGAGGGGATTGGGTGACGGCTGGGGCACGCTGCCCCGGTGCTCAGCAGATGAGCCGGGGCATGCGGCCGAGGGCGAGGTGGATGATCGCCTGATCAGGCGCGCTGGTCGGCAGGTGCACCTTGATCTGCGTCTTCATCTCCACGATACGCGCGGCGGTCTTCACCAAGCGCAGCCGCAAGGTGTCGAATTGCACCGTGCGCCAGCGGGAGCGTTTCGGCATCAGCGAGCGCAGGCTCCACAGCAGCCAGTACGCCCCGGCGTGCAGGAACAGGCGGAACTGGTTGGCCGTCGCCTTGGTGCAGGAGGTCCGGTCTGCGGCAAGGTGGGATTTCCAGGCTTTTATATGATTTTCCGCCTGTCCCCTCGCGCAATACAGGCCGGCATACAGCCAGCGACCCGTGCCGTGGCGTAGGTTGGTGACGATGAAGCGGCTGTCGGTGCCCTGGTCTCCTGCCTCGACGCGCGCGACGATGCGGCGGACCCGGCTCCAGGTGCTGGCCCCGTCATAGAATTCCTTGAAGCGGCGCACCTTGTCGGCTCCGGGCATGGCCTGGAAGCGCGCCGCGGTGCTGGCCTCCAGCGTGGTGACGTGACGGCGCAGTGTGCTGCTGGTCGGCAGACCGAGCACGTAGTCGAGCCCCTCCGCCTCGCACCAGTCCAGCACCTCCGGGCAGGCGTAATGGCCGTCGGCGCGCAGCAGGATCTCGGTCTTGGGCCAGTTTGCCCGAATGGCGCGGAGCAGGCGACGCAGGAAGGTCCGGATCTCCGTCCCCTTGGGCCGCTTGGCTGGGCGCAGCACAGCGGTGACAAAGCGGCCGTTGCCGTCGAAGACAACGATGGGCTGGAAGCCGTACTCGTCGTAATGGGCGTTGAACAGGCGCAACTGCTGACCGCCATGCACCGTGTCGAAGGTGTCGTCTACATCCAGCACGATGCGCTTGGGCACCTGGCGAAAGGACGCGCAGTAGAGATCGACCATGGCTCGGCCCATGCGCAGCAGTGCGCGGGTATCCGGCAGGTTCTCCAGGCGCGAGATGGTGGCTTGCGAGCAAAGGTCACGCTCGGACGGCAGGCGTTCCAGGGCCATCTTGAACAGCGGGTCGGAGCGTAGGCTGCCGGCGTCGTTGCCGTCCTCGTAGCCCGCCGCGATGGCCAGCAGGCGAAAGCCGATGATGTCGGCCAGCGAATGCACGGTGCGCGTTGGATCGCGCGGGTCCTCAATACAGGCGGCCAGCCGATCGGCAATCCGCAGCCGCTTCGCCACCTCCCGCAGCACCAGCAGCCCGCCATCGGAGGACAGGCGGCCGCCATCAAAGCGCCCGATCACCGGCTTTCCAGCAACGGGTGACAGGCCGGGCAGCGGCAGGGTATGATCAACCATGGCGGGTGGGCGCTCCGGAAACGGCAGGAGTTGGCGTCAGCACCCAAATCCTACGGCCGCTCAACGGATGCCGCTACACCCGCCAACCCTCATGAATTTTCCCGGCTAGCCGGTCTGGCCTAAGGCGGCGCGGCCCGCTAGACACTATATGGCTTGAACGCGAGTGGAGCGATCGATTGCGGCGGAAGGACGGACACGAGGCCCTTTCCCCGGCCTCGCTCGCCGACCAAGCGCCCGAACAACAAGCCACAAGAACGGAGTATGACGATGTTGCGGTTTCGGATGGCGATCATGGCCCTGGCGGCGGTAAGCGTCGCGACCCTGGCCGGCGCCGGCTTCAGCGGCGGTGCCGCGGCCCAGTCCAAGCTGGACGCCTCGGGCCAGCCCGTGTGGGACGAAAGCCACAACCAGCGCCCGACGGCGGCCAACGACCGCGCCCTGCCCGCCGGCGTGGTCACCCTGAGCACGGCGACCTCCGCCCCCGGCCTGCTCGGCGTCTACGCCCGCAACGGCCTGCCCTTCGACATCGTGCTGAACCGTGTCGACGCCACCCAGTGCGTCAACATCGCGCCCGAGGATTGCGGCCTGCTCGGCACCGACATCCGCGTCGCCACCGGCGCCGAGATACTGGTGCGCAGCGTGCGGCAGGCCGACATGACCCGCACCTACGGCCTGGTCCCGGTCTACAGCTGGCGTCCGGCCGTCGCCGCCAAGTAAGGCGGCCGATCGAGCGGGACCGCGGCCCTTCGCGGCGGTCCCGCCTCCTTCTATTCCCTTGACATCCCGTCGCCTGCGGGCTGAATGCCCGGACGATCAGACGGGTTGCCGGCGATGATGTCCTTGTCCAAGATTCTCCTCCTTGCGCTGGTGATCGGCGCGGTGTGGTTCGGCTGGCGCTGGGTCAACCGCGTGCAGAAGGTCGGCCGCGCCCGCACCGCCGCCCGCCGGCAGGACGCCCGCCATCAGGACGCCCACCGCCAGGATGGGCGGCGCGATGCCGCAGGCGGCCCCGCCTACCGGGACGCCGGGGTCCGGCCCGCGGCGATGGAGGCGGAGGACATGGAGAAATGTCCGGAATGCGGCGCCTATGTCGCCCCCCGCTCCGCCGTGTCCTGCGGCCGCGCCGCCTGCCCCTACGGGCGCTGACGGCGACGGCGCCGTTGCCGCGCTGCGGCTTGATTTGGCGGTGGCACCCGCCTATCGTGCGGCGCGTTTTCAACATTTCTCATTGTGGACCGTCCATGGCCTCCCAGATCGGGACTTCCGACGGCGGAAACTCCGCCGACCGCCGCGGCCTGTCGTTCCAGGCCCTGATCCTCAAGCTCCACCAATATTGGTCGGAGCAGGGGTGCGTCATCCTGCAACCCTACGACATGGAGGTCGGCGCCGGCACCTTCCACCCCGCGACCACGCTGCGGGCGCTCGGCCCCGATCCCTGGAAGGCGGCCTATGTCCAGCCGTCGCGCCGGCCGAAGGACGGCCGCTATGGCGAGAATCCGAACCGGCTTCAGCATTATTACCAGTATCAGGTGATCATGAAGCCGTCGCCGGCCAACCCGCAGGAGCTGTATCTGAACAGCCTGCGCGCCATCGGCATCGACCCGGCCCTGCACGACATCCGCTTCGTCGAGGATGACTGGGAAAGCCCGACGCTGGGCGCCTGGGGCCTGGGCTGGGAGGTGTGGTGCGACGGCATGGAGGTGACGCAGTACACCTATTTCCAGCAGGTCGGCGGTATCGAATGCGACCCCGTCGCGGTCGAGCTGACCTATGGCCTGGAACGCCTCGCCATGTATGTGCAGGGTGTCGAGAATGTCTATGACCTGGACTTCAACGGCCAGGGGGTGAAATACGGCGACGTGTTCAAGCGCGCCGAGGTCGAATATTCGAAGCATAATTTCGAGTTCGCCAACACCGACATGCTACTCCAGCATTTCAAGGACGCCGAGGCCGAGTGCCAGGCGCTGGTCGCGCGGAACCTTGCGCTGCCCGCTTATGACCAGTGCATCAAGGCGTCGCATCTGTTCAACCTGCTGGACGCCCGCGGCGTGATCAGCGTTGTCGAGCGCGCCGCCTATATCGGCCGCGTGCGCGCGCTGGCCAAGGCCTGCTGCGAAGCCTGGACGGGGGCGAAGTAAGAACATGGCTCAGATCCTGAATAACGAACTTCTCGTCGAGGTGTTCTCGGAAGAAATTCCGGCGCGCATGCAAGCGAAAGCTGCGCTGGATTTTCGCCGTCTGATCGTTGAGAAGCTTGCGGCCGCTGGTTTGGGCTTCCAAGCTGCCGTAGAGCAGTCCACCCCTCGTCGGATTGCGCTGGTGGTCAATGGACTTCCGGATCGCACCGAAGACATCAAGGAAGAGAAGAAGGGTCCGCGCGTCGGCTCGCCGGAACAGGCGGTCGCCGGCTTCCTGAAGTCGGCCGGGCTCGACAGCCTCGACCAGTGCGAGCAGCGTGACACCGGCAAGGGCGTGTTCTACTTCGCGGTGACCGAGAAGAAGGGCCGCGAGACCGCCGAGGTGCTCGCGGAGATCATCCCCGCCGCCATGGCCGAGCTGCCCTGGCCGAAGTCGATGCGCTGGGGAACCGGCACCGCGCGCTGGGTCCGTCCGCTGCATTCGATCATCGCACTGTTCGGCGGGCGCGTGCTCGACGGCGGCTATGACATCGGCGGCGCCCAGGGCCGCATCGCCTTCGGCGACAGCACCCGCGGCCACCGTTTCCTGGCTCCCGACGCCTTCACGGTGGAGAGCTTCGCCGATTACCGGGAGAAGCTGCTGGCCGCCAAGGTCGTGCTCGACCGCGAGGAGCGCAAGGCCAAGATCAAGGCCGACGCCGAGGCGCTGGCCGCCAGCCAGGGCCTGACCCTGTCGCCCGACGACGCACTGCTGGAGGAGGTCGCCGGCCTCGTCGAGTGGCCGGTCGTGCTGATGGGTTCCATCGACGAGAGCTTCATGGACGTGCCGTCGGAGGTGCTGATCACTTCCATGCGCACCCACCAGAAATATTTCGCCGTGCTGGACGCCGAGGGCCGGATGGCGCCGTGCTTCATCGTCGTCGCCAACACCGAGACGCTGGACGGCGGCAAGGCGGTGGTCGCCGGCAACGAGCGCGTGCTGCGCGCCCGCCTGTCCGACGCCAAGTTCTTCTGGGACCAGGACCACAAGACCAAGCTGGAAGACCGTAAGTCGTCCCTGGAGAAGATCACCTTCCACGCCAATTTGGGCACAGTGGCGGAAAAGGTAACCCGCATCCAACTGTTGGCCGCAGAGATCGCCCGCATCATCGGCGCCGACGTAAAGGCAGCCAATCGCGCAGCTGAACTCTGCAAGGCTGATCTTGTAACCGAAGTGGTCGGTGAGTTCCCCGAGGTTCAGGGGATCATGGGCCGCTACTATGCTAAGGATCAGGGTGAGAGCGACGATGTCGCCGACGCCATTGCCGACCATTACAAGCCGGTCGGTCCGTCCGATTCCTGCCCGACAGTGCCGGTTTCGGTCGCGGTGGCGCTGGCCGACAAGATCGACACGCTTGTTGGCTTCTTCGCCATCGACGAAAAGCCGACGGGCTCGAAGGACCCCTACGCGCTGCGCCGTGCGGCGTTGGGCGTTATCCGACTTATCCTCACAAACGATTTGCGCCTCCGCCTGACTGATATTACTGGCTTCGCCTTCAATTCTCACTATGCCCAAGGGAGAATCATTGAGCATGAGCCGGAGGCGACTGGAAGCAAGTCGCTTCAGAAGTTTGGAAAGGCGTTAGAGAGCATTCCTTCACGTAGAGAAGTCTGGTCCGATTGGACGACGGACGGCCTGATGTCCTTCTTCGCCGATCGCCTGAAGGTGGTGCTGCGCGAGCAGGGCGTGCGTCACGATCTGGTGGATGCCGTCTTCGCGCTCGGCGGCGAGGATGATCTGGTGCGCTTGCTGGCCCGCGTGAAGGCTTTGCAGGCCTTCGTCGGCTCCGAGGAGGGCGCCAATCTGCTGGCGGCCTACAAGCGCGCCTCCAACATCGTCCGCATCGAGGAGAAGAAGGACGGCATCAGCTTCGACCAGCCGGTCGATGCCGCCCGTCTGGCCCAGGACGAGGAGACGGCGCTGTCCGCCGCGCTGAACGGGGCCTCGGCCACCGCCAAGCCGCTGCTGGACGCGGAGGACTTCACCGGCACCATGGCGGCGCTGGCGAATCTGCGCGGCCCGGTGGACGCCTTCTTCGACAAGGTCACGGTGAACGCGGAGGACAAGGACCTGCGCGCCAACCGCCTGCGCCTGCTGACGCAGATCCGCACGACGCTGAACGCGGTGGCCGACTTCTCGAAGATCGAGGGGTGAGGCTTGGAGGTGGGACGTTAGACCCCCACCTAACCTCTCCCGCTCTCGCGGGGGAGGGTTAGGGAGGGGGCAAAAGCCTCAACCCTCCCTTGAGCTTCTCTGTCACAACCCCGCCATCGCCCGGCGGATCGCCTCGCGGAAGGCGTCGAGCGAGGCGATGTCCATCAGGAACAGCGCATGCCCGCGGGCGTCGCCCGCCGCCAGCGCCATGTCGATGCGCACGAACAGCACCGGATCGGTGGCGGAGCCGATGACCGCCGCCGGTGCGCCGGCACCATAGCCCGGCACCGCGCCGACGATCTCCCCGCCGATCAGGTTGGACAGGCTGGCGAGACAGCCGTTCAGGATGATGTTGCCGATCTCGGTCAGCACATCCTGCTCCATCTCGCCCGGCGCCTCGGCGGCGGGATCGACGGGAACCAGGCGGCCGGCCAGGGCCAGCGTGCCGCGTTCGGGAAAGATCAGCAGCGCCTCCCCGGTGAAGGGGCCGGTGAAGGACCCGCGCACGGCGCAGACCGGCCGCACATCGTCCGGATCGCCGCCCTCCAGGTCGCCGCCGACCTCGCTGGTGATGCGGGCGCGGGTCGACACCGCGAAGGACGGCACCGACAGATGCACCTCCTCCCCCAGCATGGCGCTGAGGGCGGCGGCCGGCTCGCCCATGCCGATATTGAACAGCTCGGCGATGGCATCGGCCTCGTCGGCGTCGAGACGGAAGGGCTCCCGCGCCGCCGGCCCGGTGGCGGATTTGGGGGATTCGGGCGCGGCCATCGGCGTCACTGCCCCGACGCGGCGAGGAAATCGCGGATCTTGTCCGAAGTGATCGGCTTGGCGATGAAGCGGACGCCCAGCGCCTCGGCCTTGCGCCGCAGCGCATCCTGCACATTGGCGGTCAGCAGGCCGATGGGCAGGCCGGCGAAGCGTTCCGTCAGCCGCTCGGCCAGGGTCAACCCGTCCAGGCCCGGCATGTTGTAATCGACGATGGCGGCCACGGGGGGAATCTCGCCGATGATCTCCAAGGCCTCCTCGCCGCTCGACGCGGTGATGATCGTCCAGTCGGGGCGCAACGAGGCGATGACGCTGGAGACCATGTTGCGCGCCAGTCGGCTGTCGTCGACGACGAGGATGCTGGTCATGCCGATACTTCCGTCCTAAAAGTTCCAATCACACCTTGCAGGCTTGTTACCTCAAAGCGCCCCCGCCCACAACAGATGCATGGTGATATGCCCAACAACTTCAACCGATATGGCTGTGCGATCCATCAATGTTTGGCCGTGACATCGCCGCATCCGCTACGGCTTCCGGGTCGCGCCCGCCACCGCTCCGGGCCGTGCTCGACACCAACATCCTGGTGGCCTATGCGCTGATGGGAAGCGCCGTGGCGCGGCGTCACGACGCGATCCGCCGTTGCGTCGAGCGGGTGCGCGCGGACCGCGGTCTGGTCGGCAGCGTCGAGACGCTGGCCGAATTGGAGGAGGTGCTGATGCGCCCGACCTTCGACCGCTATGCCGCCGCGGCCGATCGCCGCGCCTTTCTGGAACGGATCAGGGCGGAGACGGAGCTGGTCACCCCGGCCGAGGTCGGCCGGCTGTGCCGCGATCCCGAGGACGACATGTTCCTGGCCGCCGCCGTCGGCGGCTCGGCACCCTGGCTGGTGACGGTCGACCGTCAGCTCCTGTCGGTGCGCCGGGCCGGGGAGACGCGGGTGCTGCGCCCCGAACGCTTCCTGGAAACGGTGGGCGGCGACCCTGCACCCCAACCCTAGCCCTCAGAATCCGCTCGACAAACCGGACGCTCTTCCTAGAATGAAAAGGGAACACATCGCAAACCGCGAGTGAACGGAAACGGCCGCAGCTGTGACAGCGGCGGCTAATGCGGAGCGCAGGGGGCATCTGCAACGATGAGCGTCCAACGGCTTCTGTTCGACGACCTGCCGGCGACGGAACCGGCGCGCAAGCCGCGCCGGTCACGGGCCGCCGCACCAGGAAGCGCGCCCTCGACCATGGCCGCCCAGGTCGCGGTGGACATGGTGCGGGAAGCCGTCCCGTCATCCAGGGCGGCGACGGCGCCCCATGTCGCGACGCTGCTGCCGCTCGTCCCACCAGCCCCGCCCCCACCACCGCCGGCCTTCGATCCGGCAGCACTGTCCAACCCGGAACTGCGGGCGCTGGTGCAGGCCCTGCCCGACCAGCGGCTGGCCCATCTGCTGATCGAGGCCGCGCGCGAGCTGAAACGACGCGCCGCCCCCGACCAGGGTGATACCGATGGCGGGGATGGCGATATGCCGCAGGAGCCGAACCCGACGCTTCTGCGGGCCGCGC from Azospirillum sp. B510 includes:
- a CDS encoding putative toxin-antitoxin system toxin component, PIN family — protein: MLDTNILVAYALMGSAVARRHDAIRRCVERVRADRGLVGSVETLAELEEVLMRPTFDRYAAAADRRAFLERIRAETELVTPAEVGRLCRDPEDDMFLAAAVGGSAPWLVTVDRQLLSVRRAGETRVLRPERFLETVGGDPAPQP
- the glyS gene encoding glycine--tRNA ligase subunit beta is translated as MAQILNNELLVEVFSEEIPARMQAKAALDFRRLIVEKLAAAGLGFQAAVEQSTPRRIALVVNGLPDRTEDIKEEKKGPRVGSPEQAVAGFLKSAGLDSLDQCEQRDTGKGVFYFAVTEKKGRETAEVLAEIIPAAMAELPWPKSMRWGTGTARWVRPLHSIIALFGGRVLDGGYDIGGAQGRIAFGDSTRGHRFLAPDAFTVESFADYREKLLAAKVVLDREERKAKIKADAEALAASQGLTLSPDDALLEEVAGLVEWPVVLMGSIDESFMDVPSEVLITSMRTHQKYFAVLDAEGRMAPCFIVVANTETLDGGKAVVAGNERVLRARLSDAKFFWDQDHKTKLEDRKSSLEKITFHANLGTVAEKVTRIQLLAAEIARIIGADVKAANRAAELCKADLVTEVVGEFPEVQGIMGRYYAKDQGESDDVADAIADHYKPVGPSDSCPTVPVSVAVALADKIDTLVGFFAIDEKPTGSKDPYALRRAALGVIRLILTNDLRLRLTDITGFAFNSHYAQGRIIEHEPEATGSKSLQKFGKALESIPSRREVWSDWTTDGLMSFFADRLKVVLREQGVRHDLVDAVFALGGEDDLVRLLARVKALQAFVGSEEGANLLAAYKRASNIVRIEEKKDGISFDQPVDAARLAQDEETALSAALNGASATAKPLLDAEDFTGTMAALANLRGPVDAFFDKVTVNAEDKDLRANRLRLLTQIRTTLNAVADFSKIEG
- a CDS encoding response regulator, encoding MTSILVVDDSRLARNMVSSVIASLRPDWTIITASSGEEALEIIGEIPPVAAIVDYNMPGLDGLTLAERLTERFAGLPIGLLTANVQDALRRKAEALGVRFIAKPITSDKIRDFLAASGQ
- a CDS encoding IS1380-like element ISAzs3 family transposase, translating into MVDHTLPLPGLSPVAGKPVIGRFDGGRLSSDGGLLVLREVAKRLRIADRLAACIEDPRDPTRTVHSLADIIGFRLLAIAAGYEDGNDAGSLRSDPLFKMALERLPSERDLCSQATISRLENLPDTRALLRMGRAMVDLYCASFRQVPKRIVLDVDDTFDTVHGGQQLRLFNAHYDEYGFQPIVVFDGNGRFVTAVLRPAKRPKGTEIRTFLRRLLRAIRANWPKTEILLRADGHYACPEVLDWCEAEGLDYVLGLPTSSTLRRHVTTLEASTAARFQAMPGADKVRRFKEFYDGASTWSRVRRIVARVEAGDQGTDSRFIVTNLRHGTGRWLYAGLYCARGQAENHIKAWKSHLAADRTSCTKATANQFRLFLHAGAYWLLWSLRSLMPKRSRWRTVQFDTLRLRLVKTAARIVEMKTQIKVHLPTSAPDQAIIHLALGRMPRLIC
- a CDS encoding glycine--tRNA ligase subunit alpha; this translates as MASQIGTSDGGNSADRRGLSFQALILKLHQYWSEQGCVILQPYDMEVGAGTFHPATTLRALGPDPWKAAYVQPSRRPKDGRYGENPNRLQHYYQYQVIMKPSPANPQELYLNSLRAIGIDPALHDIRFVEDDWESPTLGAWGLGWEVWCDGMEVTQYTYFQQVGGIECDPVAVELTYGLERLAMYVQGVENVYDLDFNGQGVKYGDVFKRAEVEYSKHNFEFANTDMLLQHFKDAEAECQALVARNLALPAYDQCIKASHLFNLLDARGVISVVERAAYIGRVRALAKACCEAWTGAK
- a CDS encoding chemotaxis protein; its protein translation is MAAPESPKSATGPAAREPFRLDADEADAIAELFNIGMGEPAAALSAMLGEEVHLSVPSFAVSTRARITSEVGGDLEGGDPDDVRPVCAVRGSFTGPFTGEALLIFPERGTLALAGRLVPVDPAAEAPGEMEQDVLTEIGNIILNGCLASLSNLIGGEIVGAVPGYGAGAPAAVIGSATDPVLFVRIDMALAAGDARGHALFLMDIASLDAFREAIRRAMAGL